From Planctomycetota bacterium, a single genomic window includes:
- a CDS encoding Uma2 family endonuclease: MSVLLEEPVSTRSEVECDRKSPAAQVVEAGDAFTQPRSPKWSRERFDAAVNAGVFDNWRTEFIDGEIIEMPPQSEDHVWAFLNLDRWCRRVFPEDTFYLRTQNPLRVSDTSEPEPDIAVVRGQIQRGMSHPRSAALAVEISRSTLQLDRGAKLRGYAEARVEEYWILNLVDGVLEVHRKPNPKRRDYDERIVLQPEDTVSPLAAPEATAKVADFLP; encoded by the coding sequence ATGAGCGTTCTTCTCGAAGAGCCTGTCTCGACGCGATCCGAGGTGGAGTGCGATCGCAAATCGCCTGCAGCACAAGTTGTCGAAGCCGGCGACGCCTTCACGCAGCCGCGTTCACCGAAGTGGTCACGCGAGCGATTCGACGCCGCGGTAAACGCCGGTGTCTTCGACAATTGGCGGACGGAGTTCATCGACGGAGAGATCATCGAAATGCCACCGCAAAGCGAGGATCATGTCTGGGCCTTCCTGAATCTCGACCGCTGGTGCAGGAGGGTTTTCCCGGAGGACACGTTTTACTTGAGGACGCAGAATCCGCTGCGTGTCAGTGACACGTCGGAGCCTGAGCCGGACATCGCCGTTGTTCGCGGGCAGATTCAGCGAGGCATGAGTCACCCACGATCCGCCGCGCTCGCGGTCGAGATTTCACGCTCGACGCTTCAACTCGACCGCGGAGCGAAGCTTCGCGGCTACGCCGAAGCAAGAGTCGAGGAGTACTGGATCCTGAACCTCGTGGACGGCGTGCTCGAAGTTCATCGCAAGCCAAATCCGAAACGTCGCGACTATGACGAGCGGATCGTGCTTCAGCCAGAAGACACCGTATCACCTCTGGCCGCACCGGAAGCAACCGCGAAGGTCGCCGACTTCCTGCCGTAG